The proteins below are encoded in one region of Cololabis saira isolate AMF1-May2022 chromosome 11, fColSai1.1, whole genome shotgun sequence:
- the LOC133454834 gene encoding uncharacterized protein LOC133454834, which produces MPRKGKRSQAQAERWRKEKVDEPDPPQSSLYPVNNSAGFTLPAKRPWSEDEARADFCARHGSGRRHRVLHWSISPFTGRPNKLIMPPESPDKKLVLIVGDSHLRAIVDGFVQMPKTQDLSFGIMSTPGASASQLRTEVLNAVVPRTPEAVCLLAPSNDLTRNTIANAANDFAKLLQSIGNRWPKVFVVDFPPRLTCDPHYQDHLRQEYRRVAARMGVKYFFSATEHFPLSNLALWSYDGVHLSDRFGMAILAELLSSAATEQLRTPPPPPPPVLRVSPRPSPPLRKVLPKAVVRESSPAPASPRPESTTPDPSRWTVVGQESKWRTAQPQEEECFFPLNPVFFSSTALRAMEKVSPSHLSCLADFKPSPKPKKVASSSQAKGKYRRCFRSPVNKLTLPRDV; this is translated from the exons atgCCGAGAAAGGGGAAGAGGTCCCAGGCCCAGGCGGAGCGCTGGAGAAAGGAGAAGGTCGATGAGCCAGACCCCCCCCAGAGCTCCCTCTATCCAGTGAACAAC TCGGCTGGTTTCACACTCCCAGCCAAACGGCCCTGGTCAGAGGATGAAGCGCGTGCCGACTTTTGTGCAC GCCATGGCTCCGGGCGACGCCACAGAGTGCTCCATTGGTCAATTTCCCCCTTCACAGGGCGGCCAAACAAATTGATCATGCCGCCTGAGTCCCCGGACAAGAAG CTTGTTCTGATTGTCGGGGACTCCCATCTACGCGCCATTGTAGATGGTTTTGTCCAGATGCCAAAGACTCAAGACCTGTCCTTTGGCATCATGTCGACTCCGGGGGCCAGTGCGTCTCAGCTCCGTACCGAGGTCCTAAACGCCGTAGTTCCTCGTACTCCTGAGGCCGTATGTCTACTGGCTCCCAGCAACGACCTGACTCGCAACACCATTGCTAACGCTGCCAACGACTTTGCCAAACTCCTCCAATCCATTGGCAACCGCTGGCCTAAG GTTTTTGTTGTCGACTTTCCACCCCGCCTGACTTGTGACCCTCACTACCAGGATCACCTGCGTCAGGAATATCGACGTGTGGCTGCTCGTATGG gTGTGAAGTACTTCTTCTCCGCTACGGAGCATTTCCCCCTGAGCAATCTGGCGCTTTGGAGCTATGATGGT GTCCACCTGAGTGATCGTTTCGGGATGGCTATCCTCGCTGAGTTGCTCTCATCTGCTGCTACAGAGCAACTTaggacaccaccaccaccaccaccaccagtctTGCGAGTCTCTCCCAGGCCATCACCTCCACTTAGGAAGGTCCTTCCTAAAGCGGTTGTGAGGGAGAGTTCTCCTGCTCCAGCTTCCCCTCGTCCTGAATCAACTACCCCTGATCCGTCTCGGTGGACGGTAGTTGGTCAGGAAAGCAAG TGGAGGACAGCTCAACCACAG gAGGAGGAGTGCTTTTTCCCACTGAACCCCGTCTTCTTCAGCAGCACCGCCCTACGTGCTATGGAGAAAGTCTCTCCTTCTCACCTGTCTTGCCTGGCGGACTTCAAGCCTTCGCCTAAGCCCAAGAAG GTTGCGTCCTCGTCCCAAGCCAAGGGAAAGTATCGTCGCTGCTTCCGTTCTCCAGTGAACAAG CTCACTCTGCCCAGAGATGTCTAG